Genomic segment of Candidatus Thermokryptus mobilis:
CATATATAACCCAACCCTGAAATCTACCTCCTTAAAGTCGCCACAGCAACACCCAACTTTGCCAAATCCCACTCATAGATATTAAAAACATATGGCACCTTTTCATCCAATTTGGAATCTTGTATGTTGGGTTCAATTACTACCAAATACCTCAAATCTCCCCTGTGCATAATCACAGGCAAATCAACAACAACCTTACCAAGGTAACGACCATCAAGGTTGTATAAAAGAAAATATCCATAACTTCCCTTAGGCATCTTCTTCTTAGAACTGTAATAATGAACCATAACCACACCAGAGTGTTCAATCAGCCCCCATAATCTAGCATCATACGCCTTTTCCAAGGTATCAACAGAATAAGTCCTTAATCTCTTGATCTCACTCCATAATCCCTTAGGTTTCTCAAAATTAATTTTCTCCTTTGAATCTACCTTATGCAAGGTCACGCCAGTAAAATCGTTTGCCTCAACTACATAACCCGACGAAATTATCAAATCACCCCCTAGGAAACCTCTATAAAAGTAGCTTTGATATCCCCAATCAATATCCTCAGTATATGTTTCTTTAACTTTACCATCATCATAAATCAAAGTTAGAAAACCAGAATACTCATGTCTTGCCGAAGGCGGATGATGGACAAATATCCTTCCAGAATCATCAACTGCAATATGCTTAATTATCAAGCCGGGTTCAGAAAATTGAAAAACTTTTACCAACTCCCCCCTCAAATTATAAACTGTAAATCTCGCGTTTATATGATCATAAATATAAATCAGACCATCCTTTGATAAATCAAATCCTTGAATCGCTTTAAATTCGCCAGGTCCAGACCCTACTCCACCAAATATCCTTAAAACATTACCCGAACTATCTAATACCCATATTTTCCCCTGCGATCTATTGCATATAACCAAAAAACTATCAATATAAGCAATACTTTGAACGATATCATAATCCAAGAAATCTTTGCCGTTGTTTTTAATCCTTATTGATTTTACAAACTTAACAACTTCGCTTAATTTAACATTTTTATCTTGCTCACCACCGAAGCTAACGATGAAATGAAAATTGAAAAGGCGAGATAGAGCAAACAAAAAGAACAGAAAAATCAATAATATAAAAATAACCGCTTTTTTACTTTTCATCATCATTTAACCCTTTTCTTTTTAATCGCATCTTCCATGTTCTATTGTTTCTCGC
This window contains:
- a CDS encoding 6-bladed beta-propeller, encoding MKSKKAVIFILLIFLFFLFALSRLFNFHFIVSFGGEQDKNVKLSEVVKFVKSIRIKNNGKDFLDYDIVQSIAYIDSFLVICNRSQGKIWVLDSSGNVLRIFGGVGSGPGEFKAIQGFDLSKDGLIYIYDHINARFTVYNLRGELVKVFQFSEPGLIIKHIAVDDSGRIFVHHPPSARHEYSGFLTLIYDDGKVKETYTEDIDWGYQSYFYRGFLGGDLIISSGYVVEANDFTGVTLHKVDSKEKINFEKPKGLWSEIKRLRTYSVDTLEKAYDARLWGLIEHSGVVMVHYYSSKKKMPKGSYGYFLLYNLDGRYLGKVVVDLPVIMHRGDLRYLVVIEPNIQDSKLDEKVPYVFNIYEWDLAKLGVAVATLRR